Below is a genomic region from Zea mays cultivar B73 chromosome 9, Zm-B73-REFERENCE-NAM-5.0, whole genome shotgun sequence.
ACAAGGTTCTAATTCTGTTTCCTTCGAGCTTTTGATCTGTTGATATTTTTCATTAAATATTCGTGCGCATCCTTGCGTATCCTTTATTTGCAAAATTACAGCTCAAGTATGACCTTTTCCTCAGGGGTAGGAAACATGCATGCAGTTATCTTCATGTAACCCTTTGAGACCCTTGCTGCGCAATGGATAGTTTTCTTTCCAGCAGTTTAAGGGGCAACGGCCCTATTAACCAAGCCGTGAGGTTTCAGATAAGTTTGCTGACGCGGAACTCCCAGCTGACCTGATCGACCGTTTTGCAGGGTACCGCTTCGATGACCGGAAGCCTGACGACCGGTGTCTCGAGATCCATTTCGCAAGGTTCCCGTTCGCTCTGcctggcgccggcgccggcgccgcccgGGACCACAGGAAGCGGTAGCTGGTAGCAGCGTGGCCTGCGCAGTGGGCACTGCAGTAGATGGCCTGCGATCAACATGTATCGTATCTGTATGCGACTGTTTTGTTGGGCAGTTAGATGAAGTCGCCTACTATCAGTAGTAGTCTCCTGTGACACCAACACGTGGAATGATAAGACTGCCTCCTTTTTTTTCATCatggtttttttctttttcttcgctGCCGTCGAATATGCTGGCTATGAGTATTTAactaactggtggtggtggtggtggtggtgagcCACTTGAACAGACGGGACATGGCGGCACGTAAATGCCAAAAGTTTAGTGTTGTGAGAAGTGAGGATAATGATGACGACACCTTGTCGTGGACGCCGGCGGCCGGTCTGGATGTCTGATCCCACCACCGCCGTCCGCCGCCACCACGACCACCACCGAGGTCTCCCCACTCTAGAGTCCAGAGCTGTCACTCGTTGGGCAAGTAATAAGCAACTTGCTGCCCAAGCCGTCGCATCCGTCGCCGTCGAATCTGAAGGTGGCATGCGGACGACGGAGAGGTCAGCGGCGACCCCGGGTCGGCGAGGAGGGCCTGCTTGTCCAGCGCATCCCACCGTCGACCGGAAACTCGCCGGAAACTTTCCAGGCTACCTTATCCGTCGCCAAGCGGCCGTGGCTAGTCAGCAGTCTCCGGTGGCTGGATCCGTGACGTTTCGCTTGTGAGGTCACTCAGGTCAGTAGCCCGGTCCGGCCGTGCCGTGCGTGAGCCATCCCtgttggctgctgctgctgctgttaagTGCTATGCTTTGCTAACATGGTTACTAGGGCATCCATACCATTCCAATTTTGGCGATTGCAGAAATGACAGGGAATAAGAAAAAAAAGCACGTTGCAATCATTGGTTTAGAAAAAAAAAAGCAATGGCCAATGGGCTCTGCGTACGTAGTGTTACGGAGGCGGCAGATTGGAATCGCGCGGGCCTGTCACTGCCACGAACGAAAGCTATCTGCTGCCCTCCATGCCAGGGCACACTGACTGACGCTTCCAGGACCAGGATCTACACAAGATAGACAAGACAAGTACCCATCAGGCAAGGCCTTCAGCCCAGCAAAGGTGGCCAAGCCATTTTTTTCTCAACAAAACTAGTGATGTTTGGTTCTTTATAAGGTTTTGACTAAAGTTTAGCCTGTGTTTACATCCAATATTCGAATGCCAATAACAAGGGTTTaatatagtctaattacaaaCTAATAACAAGGGGAAAAACAAAGCTCTTAAAAAGATACGTTTTTATAGAGAGTCGAGAAGGAGCTTAGGGCCCACGATCCCAGGCCGATGTTCACCCAGTACAAATGTACaacccttgtcctcctccttggcCCATCGTCAATCTTCACCAAAGCCGCCTCGTCTGGATCTCTCTCACTCCTTTCGCGCACAAGGTTTTCAATGGCATTGACCGGTAGAACACGTGCCCGGACGCCAATTATCTCGCCCTTTCAGATTTGAGAACAACAAGGAGGAAAAGTAAACGCAAGTTCAGGAAAGGGGAGCCTCAAAAGGAGAGGGAGAGTGAGAGGGAGGGGAAGTGCGCTGCAGTGCTGCGCAGCTGCGCTGGGGAGAAGAGAAGAAGGTGCCAACCACTTCCCAAGGAGACCGCCAGCTCTGCTGCTGCACGACCGACCAGCCCGTCCACTCGCCTCGCCTTCCTCCGAGCCCCGGCGAGGAAGAGGAACCCGGCGCCGCCGGACGCACTTCCGATGGCGACGCCACGGAAGCCGATCAAGCTCACGCTGCCGTCCCACGAGACCACCATCGGCAAGTTCCTGTACGCTTCTCCGCTCCCCCTCCTCGCTGGCTTCCTTTTCCTTGTCTGTCGGTTAATTAATTGCCCGGCGCTGGTTACTTACTGGGGCTCTCAACCTTTGAGTGGGTTCCGGACAGGACGCACAGCGGGACGTTCACGGACGGGGATCTGCGCGTCAACAAGGACGGCCTCCGCATCGTCTCGCGGAGGGAGGGAGGCGAGGTAAGCCGCCCGCTGTAATAAGGACTAATAATCGCCCGCTGTAATAAGGACTAGGAATCGCGGCTTGGAGTCGTCCCGTTCGGAAATCGTCGTAGCATCGGGATAGCGAAAATCGGCTCTTGTAGCCGCTTCTCTTGAGGAAGCGCTGGGAGTATGGATGATTGCTTTGGCAGGCCAGGCAGAGATGGATTGGTCTCGTCGTTGAGCTCTGTTTGTTCGGAATCAGGGCGTTGCGCAGTGATAATTCCGTCGCATTTGTTTTCTTCACGGTAATGCAAATCAGTCGGCGAGCACGTAGATATTTTGGGCAAAGTTCTGCACTACTAGTTTCTCCACTTCACAGAAGTTTTCTAATAGCATGTCTGCATATGTGGCGTTCCCGTCTACTAATTATCTAACCAAGAtactgatttgggggaaaacgATATGTAGCCTTGTGGCATTTTTACGGCTTTTTCAATTTGATGACTGGGCCACCATCCCATCCATTTGGTACTCTAATTAAGAGACTAGTTCAGGGAAAACGACAGGTAGCTTTGTGGCTCTTGACAGTTGACACCTTTTCCCATTTGATGAGTGAGACACAAATGAGACACTAGCAATAAATATATGTACGTTCTTTGGCGTACTGGGATTATAGATGTAGTATCTGTTAGCTGGATTCGTTCTGAATGAGACACAAATAGTGGGGAAAATGTTGTCATACCTGATAGGATGGATGATCCTAGGGCGACTGCAGAGGGTGTAGGGGCATGTGACCGGTGGCCAGGGCTTGAACCCCCGGAAGCGGATGGTCGCCGTGAGGATGCGTGTGAGCGAGAGAGGATGGCGCACGGGAGAAGCCCTACAACAATTTTGTTGCTTTGCTTGATCTTCTTAACAATTGTTTAGGGATATTTATCCCTTCCTAATACACACCCTTACACCAATCTAAGATCTCATCACCTATTTTTATGGGAGCTAATTGGGAAATAAACCAATCAAACGATAATTGGGCAACTGATGCGTTGGTACTGCTGATAGGTGATGCCAGTCATAACAATACCATTGTTGGTGTTTTAATTTTTATTTACCTATTAAAAATTTCTGATACTGTTCGCACACTTTTTTCTGACTTGCTAAAAAATGTTCTTCAGGCTCCTCCTATAGAGCCGTTGGATAGTCAACTGAGCTTAGATGATCTAGACGTTATAAAAGTGATCGGGAAAGGTAGCAGCGGAAATGTGCAATTGGTCCGCCACAAATTTACTGGCCAGTTTTTTGCTCTGAAGGTATATCTGACACAATCATTCTTTGATGCTGCTTATTTATGGTTCTTTACAGTCAAGACTTTAGAACGATCTCTGCATTGTACTCCCtccattcttttttatttgtcatggtttagttcaaaaataaactagcggacgacaaatattcgacAACGGAGGTAGAACTACCTCcggtctcgaatatttgtcgtccgctagtttatttttgaactaaaccgcgacaaataaaaaagaacggagggagtatctTCTTTGTGTAATCTTCCTAACTGTTGTAAATGGTCTTCTCCTTCATCGTCTGCCACTGTGTTTGCAGGTTATTCAACTAAATATTGATGAGAGTATACGCAAACAGATTGCCAAGGAGTTGAAGATAAACTTATCAACACAGTGCCAATATGTTGTTGTGTTCTATCAGTGTTTCTATTTCAATGGTGCCATTTCTATTGTTTTGGAATACATGGATGGTGGCTCCCTTGCAGATTTCCTGAAGACTGTTAAAACCATTCCAGAGGCCTACCTCGCTGCTATCTGTACGCAGGCTAGTGACATGTGGCAGAAGCTATGAATAATCTTTCCGCTAAAACTAAAATGCTACACTATCATTACATGAACCTTATAATTGAAATTGCGCCTTCCTTGTGCAGATGCTAAAAGGACTGATCTATTTGCATAACGAGAAGCGCGTTATACACCGAGATCTGAAACCATCAAATATATTGATAAATCATAGGGGTGAAGTAAAAATATCAGATTTTGGTGTGAGTGCCATTATATCTAGTTCCTCTTCGCAACGAGATACATTTATTGGCACACGCAACTACATGGCGGTTAGTGCAAGATTTTCAGCTCACAAATGTGTTTTTTAGCTTGGAGTGAAATAAATTGTATTTTATTAGCTCTGATGGCCTAAAGCATTTTTTTATGTTCTTGACAGCCAGAAAGAATCgatggaaagaaacatggttCTATGAGTGATATCTGGAGTTTGGGACTAGTGATACTGGAATGTGCAACCGGCATCTTTCCATTTCCTCCTTGTGAAAGCTTCTACGAACTTCTCGTGGCTGTTGTTGATCAACCGCCACCTTCTGCGCCGCCGGATCAGTTTTCACCAGAATTCTGTGGGTTCATTTCTGCATGGTAATCTTACTGCTTTATACCAACGCTGCCTATAGACACCCTTTTTCCTTGAACAAGTGGCAGGAGTTCTTGCCGGCCTATGGACACCCTTACCTGTGGTTAAGCTACTCCACATGTTAGCAATTGTTTTGGCATCAGCAATTTTGATCTACTCCTATTTTAAAATGCCATCATAGGGGTGCTTGCATTCCTTGTTCATGGTTTTATTGCTCAAGTCAAAATGCCTGCTTTATATATTACATATGCACGGAGAAGCATGTAGAAGGGTAACATCAAGAAAGTTTGGATCATATGTTTCCATCTATAATTGATGTGTCTTGGTATTCTCAATCTGCGGgtctgtccaactatgtaatctgtCCAGAGAAGGTTACTACTATCTGATGCATATGTTTTCATTGCGATTTGCAGTCTCCAGAAGGATGCTAATGACAGGTCATCAGCCCAAGCCTTATTGGTAAGCCGAAAAACAGCTCCACATCTTCATTTCATTTCAGGAATCGTCTGCAAGACTAAAGCACTTATCTTGCCCCCTTCGCTTCCTGTCGTCTTCGATGCAGGACCATCCGTTCCTGAGCATGTATGATGACCTGCATGTAGATCTTGCTTCGTACTTCACGACAGCAGGATCTCCTCTCGCCACCTTCAAGTAATGACAGCGTCCTTGTTCTTTTTCTGTATCCATTTTTGCGCACAGGAGTGATACATTTTCTTTTTCAGTTCCAGGCAACTCTAATTTTTTTGTCCTCCTTATTACGCGAACGGTGTGGCGACAAATTTCTCTTTTTGGACAAGGCTTGGATTGTGTACTGAGCTGTAATGATCTTGTGTGTGTCAGGTCGGTGATTGGCTCCATCACTTTACATATATGACATACATGTACAGCCTTTTAGGATAAAAATGAGCACTGAAGTTTTGCCTATCTGTATATCGGCAGCAAACGTTTGGTCATGTTTGTTTCACCTTGTAATGTATTGACTCAGATATGGGATTGGTCATTGTCTCATTTGGTGTATGAGTCAAGTCCAGATTTTCTTGTATCCTGATTTTTTTTTTGTTTAGGGTTAGTTTGGGAACCTAATTTTCCCAATAGATTTTcatttttccaaggaaaattagTCCATTTTCCCTTGAGAAAATTGAAATCCCCTTGGGAAAACGGTGTTCCCAAACTAGTCCTTAAAGGCTCGAGACACTCTGGTATATATAGGAGAACCCTTGTTCAGTGTGTAAAGGTGAGACCAAAACCGTGCCGTCATGACTAGGGATGAAAAACGGTCGGTTAccatttttatattttttatcggaaacaaaatcggAAACGGTAACTCCAGAAACGGAAatgatatcggtatttcggaaacatcggaaacggaagtttggtgcggaaaatacaccggtaacggtcgaaatttaaaatacgatcggtaaacatatcaaacttcacaatataacaaagttgacaaaagatcacaagttcacaatttatgatataacaagttcacaatataacaagttcaaaaAGATcataaatttataatataaaagttACAAACATCActggttcacaa
It encodes:
- the LOC100194322 gene encoding mitogen-activated protein kinase kinase 2 isoform X1, with the protein product MATPRKPIKLTLPSHETTIGKFLTHSGTFTDGDLRVNKDGLRIVSRREGGEAPPIEPLDSQLSLDDLDVIKVIGKGSSGNVQLVRHKFTGQFFALKVIQLNIDESIRKQIAKELKINLSTQCQYVVVFYQCFYFNGAISIVLEYMDGGSLADFLKTVKTIPEAYLAAICTQMLKGLIYLHNEKRVIHRDLKPSNILINHRGEVKISDFGVSAIISSSSSQRDTFIGTRNYMAPERIDGKKHGSMSDIWSLGLVILECATGIFPFPPCESFYELLVAVVDQPPPSAPPDQFSPEFCGFISACLQKDANDRSSAQALLDHPFLSMYDDLHVDLASYFTTAGSPLATFKSVIGSITLHI
- the LOC100194322 gene encoding Mitogen-activated protein kinase kinase 2, giving the protein MATPRKPIKLTLPSHETTIGKFLTHSGTFTDGDLRVNKDGLRIVSRREGGEAPPIEPLDSQLSLDDLDVIKVIGKGSSGNVQLVRHKFTGQFFALKVIQLNIDESIRKQIAKELKINLSTQCQYVVVFYQCFYFNGAISIVLEYMDGGSLADFLKTVKTIPEAYLAAICTQMLKGLIYLHNEKRVIHRDLKPSNILINHRGEVKISDFGVSAIISSSSSQRDTFIGTRNYMAPERIDGKKHGSMSDIWSLGLVILECATGIFPFPPCESFYELLVAVVDQPPPSAPPDQFSPEFCGFISACLQKDANDRSSAQALLDHPFLSMYDDLHVDLASYFTTAGSPLATFNSRQL